In Oncorhynchus masou masou isolate Uvic2021 unplaced genomic scaffold, UVic_Omas_1.1 unplaced_scaffold_2118, whole genome shotgun sequence, the genomic stretch NNNNNNNNNNNNNNNNNNNNNNNNNNNNNNNNNNNNNNNNNNNNNNNNNNNNNNNNNNNNNNNNNNNNNNNNNNNNNNNNNNNNNNNNNNNNNNNNNNNNNNNNNNNNNNNNNNNNNNNNNNNNNNNNNNNNNNNNNNNNNNNNNNNNNNNNNNNNNNNNNNNNNNNNNNNNNNNNNNNNNNNNNNNNNNNNNNNNNNNNNNNNNNNNNNNNNNNNNNNNNNNNNNNNNNNNNNNNNNNNNNNNNNNNNNNNNNNNNNNNNNNNNNNNNNNNNNNNNNNNNNNNNNNNNNNNNNNNNNNNNNNNNNNNNNNNNNNNNNNNNNNNNNNNNNNNNNNNNNNNNNNNNNNNNNNNNNNNNNNNNNNNNNNNNNNNNNNNNNNNNNNNNNNNNNNNNNNNNNNNNNNNNNTTTGTGTTTCCATTACCCCTAAATGACTGCTAATTGATTTGTTTTCCATTACCCCTAAATGACTGCTAATTGATTTGTGTTTCCATTACCCCTAAATGACTGCTAATTGTTTCTTCCAGGCTGACAGAAATGGGCCAAACTTTGCCACTGTTCACAAGAATACTGAGCAGATGATCAATGTAAGTAATGATATCTAAACGGTTGATTTGTTTCCCATACACTCAAGCGGGCAAAATTAAAACGACATCATTTCAACCAGACTCCAACCAGTTGTTTTTAAACTAGCATGAACTCGTTGTAATGCTGGGAAAGGCTCTGATATGTGTCTATGTTGGATACAACATTAAGCCTTCACTGGCATCCTTTATAAGAATAGCGGCCGTGTTAATGGAGCCTGCTGGTTGTTGAATGGGGATCTGAGAGGTCTGTGAAGGCCACATCTTCCTGTTCTCTTAAGACCTCAAAGGACTGGTTTCATTTACCGTCTGAGCATCACAGTCCATGTGACTTGGTTAAgtggctctctctccctttttctctttccctctctctccctttctctatctttcccctctctcttaaaCTTTATCtttccccttcactctctctttatctttcccctctctctcctttctctactttctatctttcccctctctctcctttctcgatctctctccactctttcctgttctctTAAGACCTCAaaggactctccctctctctcccctttctctactcACAGTcccctttctctactctctctcctctctctcccctttctctactctctctccctttctctactctctctctctctctctccctttctctactctctctcctctctctcccctttctctactctctcccctttctctactctctccctttcccctctcccccttctctcctctctccctccctcttttctctttcccctctctctctactctttatctttcctctctctctccccctttctctcctctctctcccctttctctcctctctctcccctttctctactctctcctctctccccttttccctctctctcctttccccccttctccccctttccccctctctctccctttctctcctctctctctctcctctctctttctcttctctccctctctctactctttatctttcctctctctccccctttctctgctctctctctctttctcctctttctctgctctctctactctctctctactctactctctctcgcgctctccccctttctctactctctctactctctctcccccctttctctactctcaactctctctcccctttctctactctctctctctctccctttctctctctcctctctctctctcctctttctctctcctctctcccctctctctccccctttctctactctctcgcttgactctcttctctctctctactctctttctctactctctcttctctctctctctactctctctccccatctgccCCTCCTGTAGGTGACCTTCACCTCCCTGGATCTACTGCTTCACACGGAGGCTCTCCTCTCCACCATAGACTTCCTGTCTTCTGCCCTGTCCTCCGGCAGCCTGCCCCCCTCACCAGAGGAGCCTAAGCAGAAGTCTGAGGAGAGCAGCAGGGCCATCTCCGCCAAGTCAAGTAAACACACAATATACTTTACACAagtacacaacacacactgtacagatttacacacacacacaaacataccgaCGGGGACACActataagcacacacacactcaacagccTGCACACATCTTAGAAAGAAACTAGGCACAAGGTCAAGGAGAGGACGGCCTTTCTTCATCAAGTCAGTAGACATACTTTATACCAGCAAGATGTCATCGTTTTCCTCTTTCTGTTCAAACAGAATCAACTCattctgagtggtgaaggttaggtgttcgttctgagtggtgaaggttaggtgttcgttctgagtggtgaaggttaggtgttcgttctgaaaggttaggtgttcgttctgagtggtgaaggttaggtgttcgttctgagtggtgaaggttaggtgttcgttctgagtggtgaaggttaggtgttcgttctgagtggtgaaggttaggtgttcgttctgagtggtgaaggttgGGTGTTCGTTCTGAGCggtgaaggttaggtgttcgttctgagtggtgaaggttaggtgttcggagtggtgaaggttaggtgttcgtgttgttcgttctgagtggtgaaggttaggtgttcgttctgagtggtgaaggttaggtgttcgttctgagtggtgaaggttaggtgttcgttctgagtggtgaaggttaggtgttcgttctgagtggtgaaggttaggtgttcgttctgagtggtgaaggttaggtgttcgttctgagtggtgaaggttgggtgttcgttctgagtggtgaaggttaggtgttctgagtggtgaaggttcttctgagtggtgaaggttaggtgttcattctgagtggtgaaggttaggtgttcgttctgagtggtgaaggttaggtgttcgttctgagtggtgaaggttaggtgttcgttctgagtggtgaaggttaggtgttcgttctgagtggtgaaggttaggtgttcgttctgagtggtgaaggttaggtgttcgttctgagtggtgaaggttaggtgttcgttctgagtggtgaaggttaggtgttcgttctgagtggtgaaggttaggtgttcgttctgagtggtgaaggttaggtgttcgttctgagtggtgaaggttaggtgttcggtggtgaaggttaggtgttcgttctgagtggtgaaggttaggtgttcgttctgagtggtgaaggttaggtgttcgttctgagtggtgaaggttaggtgttcgttctgagtggtgaaggttaggtgttcgttctgagtggtgaaggttaggtgttcgttctgagcggtgaaggttaggtgttcgttctgagtggtgaaggttaggtgttcgttctgagtggtgaaggttaggtgttcgttctgagtggtgaaggttaggtgttcgttctgagtggtgaaggttaggtgttcgttctgagtggtgaaggttaggtgttcgttctgagtggtgaaggttaggtgttcgttctgagcggtgaaggttaggtgttcgttctgagcggtgaaggttaggtgttcgttctgagtggtgaaggttaggtCTATGGTTTGGGCGAAGGCTTAAAACCAAAATAATTCAAAAGGACAAGCTATTACCAATCAAGTATTCTCGTGATGCTAGAGCGTTGTGAACTGGGTAGTAGCTCAGAGGTCTGAGCAGCGGGATCTGGCTCCGAGCATCACCAGTTCACTGCCAGTGCTGGGTTATTGTTTAGAATTGGTTGAGGGTTGACGTTCTGGGACCTTTTCAAACGTCCGGGATCGGCGTCTATTTCCAGTGATCAGTCTGCTTTGTACACTCTACACACCTCATACAGTAGTCGTGTAAACACTACGGACGTGCACCACAGAGACAGCCCTTTATAAACATCATGAACACACATGTACTACATACAccgtgtacatacagtacattcagaaagtattcatgttcTGCACACaccatgtacatacagtacattcagaaagtattcatgtactacatacaccgtgtacatacagtacattcagaaagtattcatgtactacatacagtacattcagaaagtattcatgtactacatacagtacatacagtacattcagaaagtattcatgttctacatacagtacattcagaaagtattcatgtactacatacaccgtgtacatacagtacattcagaaagtattcatgtactacatacagtacattcagaaagtattcatgttctacatacagtacattcagaaagtattcatgtactacatacagtacatacagtacattcagaaagtattcatgttctacatacagtacattcagaaagtattcatgtactacatacaccgtgtacatacagtacattcagaaagtattcatgtactacatacagtacattcagaaagtattcatgtactacatacagcgtgtactacatacagtacattcagaaagtattcatgtactacatacagtatattcagaaagtattcatgtactacatacagtacattcagaaagtattcatgtactacatacagtacattcagaaagtattcatgtactacatacaccgtgtacatacagtacattcagaaagtattcatgtccTACATACAccgtgtacatacagtacattcagaaagtattcatgtactacatacagtacattcagaaaatgttcatgtactacatacagcgtgtacatacagtacattcagaaagtattcatgtactacatacagtacattcagaaagtattcatgtcctacatacagtacattcagaaagtattcatgtactacatacagtacattcagaaagtattcatgttctacatacagtacattcagaaagtattcatgtactacatacagtacattcagaaagtattcatgtactacatacagtatattcagaaagtattcatgtactacatacaccgtgtacatacagtacattcagaaagtattcatgtactacatacagtacattcagaaaatGTTCATGTACTACATACAGCGTGTACTACATatagtacattcagaaagtattcatgtactacatacactgtgtacatacagtacattcagaaagtattcatgtactacatacagtacattcagaaagtattcatgtcctacatacagtacattcagaaagtattcatgtactacatacagtacattcagaaagtattcatgttctacatacagtacattcagaaagtattcatgtactacatatagtacattcagaaagtattcgtaccccttgactttttcctcattttatTTACATTaaagcctcattctaaaatggtttaaatagtttttttcccctcatcaatcaacacacactagcccataatgatgaagctaaaacaggtttttagaattgtgTGCAAATACGGAATAtaaaatgtacataagtattcagaccctttactaagtactttgttgaagcacctttggcagtggttACAGCATCGAGTATGACTCTACAAGCCTggcagacctgtatttggggagtttctcccattcttctctacagatctgaggtcctgagcgctctggagcaggttttcatcaaggatctccgttcatctttcctcgatcctgactagtctcccagtccttgccgctgaaaaacatcaacacagcatgatgctgccaccaccatgcttcaccgtaggcatgtttcctacagacgtgacgcttggcattcaggtcaaagagttcaatcttggtttcatcagatcagagaatcttgtttctcatggccttgagtctttaggtgccttttctCAAACTCCCAgttggctgtcatgtgctttttactgagaagtggcttccatctggccactctaccataagggcctgattggtggactgccgcagagatggttgtccttctgaaaggttctcccatctccatagaggaactctggagctctgtcagtgaccatcaggttcttggtcacctccctgaccaaggcccttctcccctgattgctcagtttggccaggcggccagctctaggaagagtcttggtggttccaaacgtcttccatttaagaatgatggaggccactgtgttcttggggaccttcaatgctgcagaaatgttttggtacccttccccagatctgtgcctcgacaccatcctgtctctgagctctacggacaattccttcgacctcatggcttggtttttgctctgacatgcactgtcaactgtgggaccttatatagacaggtgtgtgtccaaatcatatccaatcaatttaatttaccacaggtggacttcaatcaatttatagaaacatctcaaatatgatcaatggaaacaggaagcacatgagctcaatttagagtctcataccaaagggtctgaatacttatgtaaataagtgatttctgtttttaatttagtcgttatggggtattgtgtgtagatacaTTTTAGAAagaggctgtaacttaacaaaatgtgtaaaaagttaattggtccgaatactttctgaatgtacatacatacacacctgACCTCCAGCCTGCATCCTGTAGACTTGATCTTGCCCCATAAACAGACGAAAAACAGAGCAGTGGTTAGTAGATGAGATTAGAGCTCTCTTAGCCATGTCAAGTAAACACACACATCCTGCTAAAACATTGCCCACTTTCACACTCCGCCTCGACGTCTGCATACACTCCTCGGATAGGGATCACTGAGCTGTGTCAGCAGGTTAATCCGGTGACCTGGTTAAATGGCCAGTGGACCACTCCAAGTGGACTGTTGATGGTCATTgaatccccaggtggtgagggtaggcaacaacccGTCTGccttgctgatcctcaacactggggcccctcaggggtgcatgcttagtcccctcctatactccctcgACTGTGTGGCtgaaacacaactccaacaccatcattacgtttgctcaTGACACAACAGTCgttaggtctgatcaccgacaacgatgagacggccagtagggaggtcagagacctggcagtgtgatgccaggacaacaatctctccctcaatgtgagcaagacaaaggagatgattgtggactacaggaaaaggaggactgaacGGGCGCCCATTAATATGTGTGGAgcggtcgagagtttcaagtgcctttttttatatatatatatatatatatatatttatttatttatttatttatttatttatttatttatttatttatttatttattttttttaaatattatttttgtttttttggggggtttcACGTGTTAGTAATGAAAACGTACCATTCATTTCATTAGATATAACAGATTCTGAACGCCTAAGGGGGCTATCTTACATGTCTCCTTTTGGTTGGTCAACCAATAGCGAAATCATCGTGTGACTTTCTGTCCGTTTCCATGACAGCGGCTCTAGGTTCTCCGTCGGACGGTGACGTCGTCGACCTGAAGGTGATGATGCGGCTGGGGGCGTTCAACGTCCTCGTGTGTGATCAGAACTGCAACATGGCTGACATCAAGATACAAGGTGCCGATATAGACAGAACCCTCAGGGGCCCGTTAAGAACTCAATGGCTACACAATGTTGTCTTTTATACAGTTACACTTATATTTGATTATAATCTAGGGCTTTCGTAAGCGATTTCTGCCAAGGTTTGTATATGATGAAAGTccacaaaatatttttttgggCGGTGGGTTATTTAAGTGTCTTGTGCTTGTGTGGTTTGCTGTTGACCTTTTTCTGAATTGATGTTCGCATCAGATCAACATTTTATCTTGTTGTACAGGTTTCAATGGATCCCTCCTGATGCAAGGGCCTCAAACCCACATCTCCGCCCGCCTTCGGGATTTCATCGTCATTAATGTTGACCCAAAAAGTATTCACAAAAAGGTAAGTCACGAAGTTAAACCAGGAAAGATTTCAGTGACGGATGGAGATGCGACCATTCAACCCCGGTGAAATATTGCAGTTGAGTTTTACCTGCTAACGGTTTGGTTCTCCGTTGCAGGCCATCTCTATCGTAGGAGACGAGGTGTTTAGTTTCAGTATGAGTCTGACCCCCAAGGCGACAGAGGGAGCCGGCTACGCAGACACCTCCAAGACAGACGGGAAGGTCCAGCTCAACGTGGGCTGTGTCCAGGTCGTCTACCTCCACAAGTTTGGCATGTCTTTGTTGGTGAGTCTCAGCGTGGGTCCTGGAGTTGGTCATGTCTTTGTTGGTGAGTCTCAGCGTGGGTCCTGGAGTTGGTGAGTCTCAGCGTGGGTACTGGAGTTTGTCATGTCTTTGTTGGTGAGTCTCAGCGTGGGTTCTGGAGTTGGTCATGTCTTTGTTGGTGAGTCTCAGTGTGGGTACTGGAGTTGGTGAGTCTCAGCGTGGGTCCTGGAGTTTGTCATGTCTTTGCTGGTGTGTCTCAGCGTGGGTCCTGGAGTTTGTCATGTCTTTGCTGGTGAGTCTCAGCGTGGGTACTGGAGTTTGTCATGTCTTTGCTGGTGAGTCTCAGTGTGGGTACTGGAGTTTGTCAGGTCTTGAATATTTAAAACAGATTTTTGTATCTAAGTGTGCAGTCTCTCTTTCTTCAGTTCCTGTTTTTTTTTCAGGAATCCTGGTTGGGTGATTCCCAGTTCAGCGATACCTTACTAATTTCGGGAATCCTGGTTGGGTGATTCACAGTTCAGCGATACCTTACTAATTTCGGGAATCCTGGTTGGGTGATTCCCAGTTCAGAGATACCTTACTAATTTCGGGAATCCTGGTTGGGTGATTCCCAGTTCAGCGATACCTTACTAATTTCGGGAATCCTGGTTGGGTGATTCCCAGTTCAGCGATACCTTACTAATTTCGGGAATCCTGGTTGGGTGATTCCCAGTTCAGCGATACCTTACTAATTTCGGGAATCCTGGTTGGGTGATTCCCAGTTCAGCGATACCTTACTAATTTCAGGAATCATCCAACTGAGATTCCTGGGAAAACATGAGAATTTTCCGGAAGTTTAGCCGTCCTAGCTCGGTCTCCACTTTGATTCCTTCCTGGTGCCCTTTTTCGCTAATGAACTTCCCTCATCCATGTTTTCCGTCTCTTTAGAATTTCAGCAACAACTTCCAGACGGCCAAGGAGGCGGTGAGTGTGGCCACGGCCCAGGCAGCAGAGAAGGCGGCCTCCAGCATCAGGGACTTCGCCCAGAAGAGCTTCCGTCTCTCCATGGACATCAGGCTGAAGGCCCCTCTCATCGTCATCCCTCAGTCCTCCACCTCACACAATGCACTGGAGGTGGACCTGGGGCTCATCACCGTGGGCAACAGCTTCTCTCTACTTGCTGTGGAGGGATGTCCACTTCCTGCTGTCATTGACCACATGGACGTACAGCTCACACAGCTCAAACTGTCCAGGTCAGTGCATTCTGTTTAACACAGTCATCTTCTGCTTCATCAGATCAGAAAGCAAGGGTTtaatgcctggtcccagatcagaaaGCAAGGGTGtaatgcctggtcccagatcagataGCAAGGGTTTAATGCCTGGTCCCAGTTTAGACAGCAAAGATTtaatgcctggtcccagatcagataGCAAGGGTTTAATGCCTGGTCCCAGTTTAGAAAGCAAAGATTtaatgcctggtcccagatcagataGCAAGGGTGtaatgcctggtcccagatcagaaaGCAAGGGTTtaatgcctggtcccagatcagaaaGCAAGGGCTtaatgcctggtcccagatcagaaaGCAAAGATTtaatgcctggtcccagatcagataGCAAGGGTTtaatgcctggtcccagatcagaaaGCAAGGGCTtaatgcctggtcccagatcagaaaGCAAAGATTtaatgcctggtcccagatcagataGCAAGGGTTtaatgcctggtcccagatcagaaaGCAAGGGCTtaatgcctggtcccagatcagataGCTAGGGCTtaatgcctggtcccagatcagataGCTAGGGTTtaatgcctggtcccagatcagaaaGCAAGGGTTtaatgcctggtcccagatcagaaaGCAAGGGCTTAATGCCTGGTCCCAGTTTAGAAAGCAAGGGTTtaatgcctggtcccagatcagaaaGCAAGGGCTtaatgcctggtcccagatcagaaaGCAAGGGCTTAatgcctggtcctagatcagaaGGTAACGGTTtaatgcctggtcccagatcagaaaGCAAGGGCTtaatgcctggtcccagatcagaagGTAACGGTTtaatgcctggtcccagatcagaagGTAACGGTTtaatgcctggtcccagatcagaaaGCAAGGGTTtaatgcctggtcccagatcagaaaGCAAGGGCTtaatgcctggtcccagatcagaaaGCAAGGGTTTAATGCCTAGTCCCAGATCAGAAAGCAAGGGTGtaatgcctggtcccagatcagaaaGCAAGGGCTtaatgcctggtcccagatcagaaaGCAAGGGCTTAatgcctggtcctagatcagatAGCAAGGGCTtaatgcctggtcccagatcagatggTAACGGTTtaatgcctggtcccagatctgtatgaACGCTATCCAACTCCTCTGACTACCGTTAGTTGTTAGCGTTGATTCTCAAAGAACCGTCCGACCACCGTTAGTTGTTAGCGTTGATTCTCAAAGAACCGTCCGACAACCGTTAGTCCTCTTATAACATCGACCCGGCACAACCTGacgaggactggccaaccctcagaacctggttccctctctaggtttcatcctaggttcctgccttttctagggagtttttcctagccaccgttccTCTACATCGCCATTGCTTGCTTTCTgtggtttctgtataagcacaaCTGCTGTTCTAAAAAGGGCTtcgtaaataaatacatttgattgatttgatttgagttgtaAGACTTTGTTCTCAAAGAAACTGCTTGGTTCAATCGTGGTCTTACTGAATAGGCTCGGGCGCTATACTGTTTATACCGTATACTGGGCTGTTTTGAAATACCGACGGTATGAATTTCAATACCGTAAAAGAAATTCAGCGTGGCGCCGTAAAGCTCAAGGGGTTGCATTCTACGCCTCTGCTGGCCTGCTAAGTTAACTATCTGGCTCTCAGGTCTAGAGATAGATAGTGGCTACAGTACGATGGCCTGTTGGCTGTTGGCTACAGTAGGTCTGCTGGCTATGGCCTGCTGGCTACAGTACGGGCCTGTTGGCTACAGTAGATGGCCTGGCTGCTGGCTACAGTACGTGGCCTGTTGGCTACAGTACGTGGCCTGTTGGCTACAGTACGTGGCCTGCTGGCTACAGTACGTGGCCTGCTGGCTACAGTACGTGGCCTGTTGGCTACAGTACGTGGCCTGCTGGCTACAGTAGATGGCCTGCTGGCTACATGGCCTGTTGGCTACAGTAGGTGGTCCGCTGGCTACAGTAGTGGCCTGGCCTGTGGCTACAGCGTGGGCTACATGGCCTGTTGGCTACAGTACGTGGCCTGCTGGCTACAGTACGTGGCCTGCTGGCTACAGTGGCGTGGCCTGTTGGCTACAGTACGTGGCCTGCTGGCTACATGGCCTGTTGGCTACGTGGCCTGCCTGTTGGCCTGTTGGCTACAGTACCTGTGGCCTGCTGGGCTACAGTGGCCTGTTGGCTACGTGGCCTGTTGGCTACAGTACGTGGCCTGCTGGCTACATGGCCTGTTGGCTACAGTACGTGGCCTGTTGGCTACAGTACGTGGCCTGCTGGCTACATGGCCTGTTGGCTACAGTACGTGGCCTGCTGGCTACAGTACGTGGCCTGCTGGCTACAGTGGCCTGGGCTGCAGTGGCTGCTGGCTACAGTACGTGGCCTGTTGGCTACAGTACGGGCCTGCTGGCTACATGGCCCTGTTGGCTACACAGTACGTGGCCTGCTGGCTACGTGGGCCTGCTGGCTACATGGCCTGTTGGCTACAGTACGTGGCCTGTTGGCTACAGTGTGGCCTGTGGCCAGTGCTGGGCTACAGTGGCCTGCTGGCTACATGGCCTGTTGGCTACAGTACGTGGCCTGTTGGCTACAGTACGTGGCCTGCTGGCTACATGGCCTGTTGGCTACAGTGGCCTGGGCTACCGGCTGCTGGCTACAGTGGGCCTGTTGGCTACAGTACGTGGCCTGCTGGCTACAGTACCTGTGGCTACATGGCCTGTTGGCTACAGTAGATGGTCTGCTGGCTGTGGCTGGCCTGTTGGCTACAGTACGTGGCCTGCTGGCTGGCAGTACGTGGCCATCCCTGGGTTGTTACAGGAATGGTATGAAAGTCTGGATAGCACActaatactgtatactgtagctaaataAGCAAGTTGTCTAACTATCCTTGTCAGTAATTTAGCTTTCTCTGGAGGTATCAGAATTCACATGGAAAAGACTCTCAGCCCAGTACTGAGCTGCTGGAGCCTGTCAACCTGCTCCTAACAGTGAAGAGAAACCTGGCTGCAGCATGGTACCAGAAGATGGCCGCCGTGGAGGTAGAGGGGACCTCAAGCCCATGAAGGTAGGAGCTAACAGGAACCATGGAGGTAGAGGTGAAGACAGGAACCATAGAGGTAGACAGAGCCCATGAAggtaggagataacaggaaccatAGAGGGAGACCTCAAGCCCATGAAGGTCGGAGATAACAGGAACCATAGAGGTAGACAGAGGCCATGAAGGTCGGAGATAACAGGAACCATGGAGGTAGACGGAGACCATGAAggtaggagataacaggaaccatAGAGGTAGACAGAGACCATGAAGGTCGGAGATAACAGGAACCATAGAGGTAGACAGAGACCTGAAGGTAGGAGATAACAGCCCATGAAggtaggagataacaggaaccatAGAGGTAACAGGACAGAGACCATGAAggtaggagataacaggaaccatagaggtggacagagaccaTGAAggtaggagataacaggaaccatagaggtggacagagaccaTGAAGGTAGGAAGGTAGATAACAGGAACCATAGAGGTAGACAGAGATGAAggtaggagataacaggaaccatAGATAGAGGTGAGACAGAGACCATGAAggtaggagataacaggaaccatAGCAACAGAGACCATGAAGGTAGGAGATAACAGGATAgcatagaggtagagggagacctCAAGCCCATGAAGGTAGGAGATAACAGGAAGCATAGATTAGATTTAGCAACAATAGCCCATTAAGGTAGGAGCAACAGGAACCATAGAG encodes the following:
- the LOC135532929 gene encoding intermembrane lipid transfer protein VPS13C-like yields the protein MINVTFTSLDLLLHTEALLSTIDFLSSALSSGSLPPSPEEPKQKSEESSRAISAKSTALGSPSDGDVVDLKVMMRLGAFNVLVCDQNCNMADIKIQGFNGSLLMQGPQTHISARLRDFIVINVDPKSIHKKAISIVGDEVFSFSMSLTPKATEGAGYADTSKTDGKVQLNVGCVQVVYLHKFGMSLLNFSNNFQTAKEAVSVATAQAAEKAASSIRDFAQKSFRLSMDIRLKAPLIVIPQSSTSHNALEVDLGLITVGNSFSLLAVEGCPLPAVIDHMDVQLTQLKLSRIHMEKTLSPVLSCWSLSTCS